In one window of Opitutaceae bacterium DNA:
- a CDS encoding homocysteine S-methyltransferase family protein gives MASLPPLNRERDAAFRALFAQRIVILDGAMGSLIQGFNLQEKDFRDASLASHGHDLKGNNDLLSITRPDVIEDIHRRYFEAGADIVETNSFSATTIAQADYHLEPRVSDINLAAVACARRAAANVEKENPARQCFVAGAIGPLNRTLSLSPDVNRPDYRAVTWSQVVAAYTGQVRALVQGGVDALLVETIFDTLNAKAALFAIESVFDEIGARLPVMISVTITDASGRTLSGQTTEAFYNSIRHANPFCVGINCALGGRAMRPYIEELSRIATCHVSCYPNAGLPNAFGGYDETPADMASIMRDFASSGLVNLVGGCCGSTPDHIAAIAAAVRGIPARRAPTPETAMRLSGLEPLTAA, from the coding sequence ATGGCCTCGCTTCCTCCACTCAATCGCGAACGCGACGCCGCATTTCGCGCGCTCTTTGCCCAAAGGATCGTGATCCTCGATGGTGCCATGGGATCCCTCATCCAGGGATTCAACCTGCAGGAAAAGGACTTTCGCGACGCCTCCCTCGCGAGTCACGGGCACGATCTCAAGGGCAACAACGACCTTCTTTCGATCACACGTCCCGACGTGATCGAAGACATACATCGACGCTATTTCGAAGCGGGTGCCGACATCGTCGAAACCAATTCCTTCAGCGCGACAACAATCGCACAGGCCGACTACCATCTCGAACCGAGGGTCTCCGACATCAATCTCGCCGCAGTCGCCTGCGCCCGCCGCGCGGCTGCGAACGTGGAAAAAGAGAATCCCGCTCGCCAATGTTTCGTTGCCGGCGCCATCGGTCCCTTGAATCGCACACTTTCCCTGTCGCCCGATGTCAATAGACCCGACTATCGCGCCGTGACATGGAGTCAGGTGGTCGCCGCCTACACCGGACAGGTCCGTGCTCTCGTTCAGGGCGGAGTCGACGCCCTCCTGGTGGAAACGATCTTCGACACCTTGAACGCAAAAGCCGCCCTTTTTGCCATCGAGAGTGTCTTCGACGAAATCGGTGCACGGCTTCCCGTGATGATCAGCGTCACCATCACCGACGCCTCCGGTCGAACACTCTCAGGCCAGACGACCGAGGCATTCTACAACAGCATCCGGCACGCGAATCCCTTCTGCGTCGGCATCAACTGCGCACTCGGCGGGCGCGCCATGCGCCCCTACATCGAGGAACTCTCCCGCATCGCCACCTGTCATGTCTCCTGCTACCCAAACGCAGGACTTCCCAACGCCTTTGGCGGATACGACGAGACCCCCGCCGACATGGCCTCCATCATGCGCGATTTCGCATCGTCCGGACTTGTCAACCTCGTGGGCGGCTGCTGCGGCTCGACTCCCGACCACATCGCCGCAATAGCCGCGGCGGTCAGGGGAATTCCCGCCCGCAGGGCGCCGACACCCGAGACCGCCATGCGCTTGAGCGGACTTGAACCGCTCACCGCCGCCTAG